CGTTACCGCTGACACATCCCAGCACCTCATGCGCGGTACTGTGATAGTGATGGAAGGTAAAAATCGAGGCGACCCACTGTGGTGGCCAGCTGTTTTTCTCGAATAAGGATTCGGTGGGTGAGGTCATTTCAGCCGTTTTCGGCAGAACGTTTTGGTAAATAATCACCGGAAGATGGGGATTGTTTGGCACCCAGCCATTACGTTCCAGGCGCAGCAGCTGAACGTTTTGCGCCGTCGGGGCAGCGGTGGCGTAACGGCTGAACAGGGCCGGTGCGGTCAATGCCAGACCGGACATGACGCGCATAAAGTGGCGACGTGATAAATCATTCATCCTTTCCTCCAGGCGTTAAATGAGATGCAGATCACGTTTTAAGCGTAATGCAGATATCGTAGCGACGCGATTTATCGCGCGGGTTTTATCCCGCAGATGCTGCCAAAGATGCGCGATAAATCGCGCCGCTACGGGGTAAGCGTCTTAGCCAAACCGCTCAGGCCGGAAGGTCGCCAGCATCGGGTGTTTCGTTCCGGTGATCATCTCCTGCGCCAGTAATTCACCGACAATTAACGCCAGCGTGGCACCGGAATGGGTAAAGGCGACAAAACAACCCGGTACCTGTTGCAGCTCACCCAGCACCGGCTCGCCGTCGCCAGGAATCGGTTTGTAGCCCATCTTCCAGCTCTGTGCCTGCAAAGGGGCACTGTTCAGCAGCAGCTTATCGGCTTCCTGCACCAGTTGGTTCACCACCTTCTCATCGATAGTAAAACCACCGTCGGGCAGTGGCTGGATATCGTTCTCGTACCAGTCGTGATCCAGCGCCAGGGTATTCCCCGGATTGGGACGCACTGCGGCGCGCGGCGTATTCAGCACCGCTGTGAGTTTTTGCTCAGCGGGTTGGGTGATCACCAGCATCGACAGCGGCGAACCGTTGGGGAGGGTGACGCCGAGCGGGGCCACCACATCCGGGGTAGAAGGGCCGCAGGCCACCAGCACCTTGTCGGCAGGCAGTTCGCCTTTCTCCCAGCGCACGCCACAGGCGCGGCCCTCGGCGGTGATGACTTCCGCTTGTCCGGCAAACTCAATAATTTCCCCACCCAGCGCGCGCAGCTGCTGAGCCAGATGTTCGACCAGATGCGGCAGGCTGACCCAGCCTTCACCCGGATTGAAGATTGCCTCACCGCTTAGCGCGGCGGGATCGATCTGTAGCTCCGTTACCGTGTCACGGCTTCGCAGGTGTGAATCATAACCGTGCGCGTTTTCATACGCATGGCGGGCGTGCAGGGTGGCGGGGGTAGCGGCGGTCCAGAATAACCCACCATCAAAGCGCAGCCAGTCACGGGAAGGATCGTCGGCAAACAGCGTCCGGTAACGATCGATGCCCGCCATACGCAGCGCATGGTAAGGTTTCGAACGCTCACCGGAGGAGTTCAGCCACGATAGCGAACGACCAGAAGCGCCGGAACACAGCTCAGCTTCTGTCACCAGCGTGACCGCCGCACCGCGCTTCGCCAGCTGCAGCGCGCTGGAAACCCCCAGCACGCCGCCCCCCAACACCACCACACGAGCCTGATTTTCTACAGCCATATTCAGTTCCTTGTTTACAGCACTTCAGAAAGAAAACGTTGCAGACGCGGCGACTGTGGATCATCGAACAGCGCGGCAGGCGTGCCGACCTCGATAATCTCGCCTTCGTCCATAAACACCACCTGATCGGCGACCTTGCGCGCAAAACCCATTTCATGGGTCACCACCACCATCGTCATGCCACGACGGCATAAATCGGCCATCAGGGTTAGCACCCCCTTTACCAGCTCCGGGTCGAGCGCCGAGGTGGCTTCGTCAAACAGCATCACCTCAGGGTCCATCGCCAGCGCGCGGGCAATGGCCACACGTTGCTGCTGACCACCGGAGAGGTCGCGCGGATGATGATCGGCACGTTGGCCGAGTCCGACCTCTTCCAGCCGCTGGCGGGCGATCGCCATCGCCTGAGATTTCGGCAACCCTTTCACTTTCCACGGAGCCAGCGCGACGTTCTCCAGCGCGCTATGGTCGGGAAACAGGTTGAAATGCTGAAACACCATGCCGATGCGCAGGCGCAGGGCATCTGGCTTATCGCGCAGCACCGACCGCCCGGCCAGCAACACATCGCCGGATTTCGGTTCGTGCAGCCGGTTGATGCCGCGCAGCAGGGTGGATTTACCGGACCCCGACGGCCCGATAATGCAGGTGGTGGTGCCCGGAGCGACGCTGAGCGACACCCGCCGCAATACCTCAATCGGACCGTAAGCCAGCGACAGATCGCGTAGCTCCAGGCTGGCCCCTTTCCAGCTCGCTTCAGTCATGATGGCCTCCCGCGCTTTCCAGCAGTGCCTTGTTGGTGGGTTTCTGTACTTCCTCCACCTCTTTCAACCCGCTCTGCGGCGCGGTGAGGCGGCGGCGTCCGGTGCGGTAACGCACGTCGACGTAGTTCACCATATGCGTCAGCGGTACGGTGATGATCAGATAGAACACCCCGGCCAGCATCAGCGGCGACAGGTTACCGGTCAGTACCGCCGCATCCTGACCGACGCGAAACAGCTCACGCTGGTTGGTCATCAATCCCAGCAGATAAACCAGCGAGGAATCTTTGATGATGGCGATGAACTGATTAACGATAGCGGGCAGCACGCGGCGAATGCCCTGGGGGATCACCACCAGCCGCATCGCCCGGCTATAGCTCATGCCCAGCGCCCGGCAGGCCTCCATCTGTCCGCGTTCCACGCTCTGGATGCCGGAGCGGAAAATCTCACCCATATAGGCGCTGGCGATCAGGCTAAGAGCAAAAATACCCAGCGGGTAAGGTGAGGGGCCAAACAGCTGGTAACTGAAACGCGCCAATCCCTGACCGATCAGCAGAATGGTCAGAATGGACGGCAATCCGCGAAACAGATCGGTATACATACGCGCAGGCAGACGCAGCCAGCGCGAGGGCGAAATTCCCAGCAGCGCCAGTGCCAGTCCGAGCAAGGTACCGAGCACGGTCGCCGCCAGGGAGATGATCAGGGTGTTGACCAGGCCGGTTGTCAGCAACTGCGGTAACACTTCGAGCATCGATGGAACATCAAAGAAGGTACGGGAAAGAATTGTCAGCAGGTCCATCGCCGTCTCCATTCAGTGCGGGTGATGAGCGCGCTCATCACCGGTGAAAAGACAAACCCTAAGCCGCGTTACTGGCCGCCAGGCAGGTACTGTTTTGGCATCGGTGAGCCGGGAAACCATTTCTGGTACAGCTGTTTCCAGGTGCCATCCTGCATGGCCGCTTTGATGGCTTTATCCAGCGCAGCTTTAAATGCCGGTTTGTCTTTAGCGATGGCAACGCCAGCAGGGGCGTTGAAGGAGGGGATATCGGCGGCCGAGACCAGTTTGAAGCGTTCGGCATAGCTTTTCGCCGCTTCGTAATCGAGGAACACCGCATCCAGCGTGCCGTTATTCATCGCCGATACCGCGGTGTTGTTATCCGGGAAACGCACGATATCGGTCTGGGTAAAGTGCTCCACGGCATAGTTCTCCTGCAACGTTCCCTGAATCACCCCAAGGCGATGTTTCGCCAGGGTGGCAACGTTTGTTACGCCGCTGTCGCTGCGCGTCAGCACCGTCAGATAACCGGCGAGATAGCCGGTGGAGAAATCGACGGTTTTTTGCCGCGCCGGGGTGATCCCGATTGCCGCCACGCCCGCATCAAACTGGCCGTTGGCGACGGCGGGCAGGATGGCGGAGAAATCCTGTCCAACAAAATCCACCTTGTCGATACCCATACGGTGGGCCACGTTCTTAAAGAACTCCACATCGAACCCGGTGAACTGCCCGCTGGCGTCGGTGAAGGTATAGGGTTTGGAGTCGCCGACGCTGGCGACGCGCAGTTGACCGGGTGTCAGCAGGCCATAGGGGTTGTCATTACTGGCAGCAAACGATGGGAAGGAAAGCGAACACAGGGCGATGGCAGCGCCGAACAAGGCGTGCAGGTGTTTATGCGATTTCATAGCTCGTCCGTTTTTGCAGGTTTAAACATCAGAGACTGTTGAGCCGGCGGATGTAATGTTTTTGAGACCGGTCTCAACGCAGGTGGCTTCCTGAGCGACAGTGATTGTGAGACCGGTCTCAGGGAGTTACAATGAGTTTAAGCACACACGTTTTTCAGCGTCAATCTTCCTGTCATCAACCTGTGATTCGAATTAATTATGACCAACCAGAAAGTGCGTTCTAAAGCGCCCACCGTGGCCGATGTCGCGCGAGCAGCAAAAGTATCAAAAGCGCAGGCTGCACGCGCGCTGGGTGGCTATGGCGCGGTGAGCGAAGAAGTGCAGACCCGCGTCAGTAGCGCAGCCGCAGCGCTCGGTTATCGCCCCAATGAACTGGCACGCAGCATGAATACCGGACGTTCCAACACCATCGGCGTGATCGTTGGCGATATTGAGAACCCGCACTTTGGCCTGGCGCTGCGCGGTATGGCAGACGTCACCCGGCAGGCCGGTTATCAGTTGCTGCTGAGCAACAGTGACGAGAAGTGGCAGGCGGAGCAGGACGCGGTGCGGGTGATGCTGGAAAAACAGGTGGATGGCATCATCGTTACCCCCTGTTGCTCGGAGCTGGACAAAAACGCTCACCTGATGCAGGTGCTGGCGGAAGGGCGTGCGTTGAAGTTATTCGATCGCGCGGTCATTGATCTGAATGTTGAAGCGATTTGCTGTGATTTCACTGATGTTGCGCAGCAGGCGACCCAGGCATTGATCGCCGCCGGGCATCGTCAGGTGGCTTACGTCACCAGCATGATGTTGGCAGGGGAGTTTACGCAGCTCAGTGATTTTGGTCTGACGCCGGTCGCACAGCGTGTCGGTGGCATGATGCAGGCGTTTACCGCCGCCGGGTTGCCATTTGATCCAACGCTGGTGCAGGTCAATGCCGACAGCGATGAACAAATCCAGCAAATCGTCGCAAGGCTGTGGCAACGCGAACAACCGCCTACCGCGCTGATCGCCTCCGACAGCGTGGTGGCAATGTCACTGCTGCGCGAAGTGATGCGCCGGGGTCTGCGTATTCCGCAGCAGTTGTCGTTTGTGATGTACGATAATTTCCCGTGGAGCGAGATTGTATCGCCGCCGCTCACGGTAGTGGCACAGCCGGTATATGAAATGGGACGCGAAGCGGCACGGAGGTTGATTGCGGAAATTCGTGGCGAGGTGCTTGATCCGTTACCCCGGTTCAGTGCGGAATTGATTGAACGCCAGTCGATTGGGGTGATAACAGCCAGTTAATCCGAGGTTTCTCCTCTTGCATATTTGCCCGGACCCGTCGCGGTGCAATTTATTGTGCGCCTTTTGGCCGGGGCACCGCTGAAAACAGCGCGATAAATCGCGCCGCCACGGATCCATGCTGTCATCTGAAAGGTTGTAATGATAACTATTCGCAGTTAGTATCATTACACTTTTCACCTTTTGACATACTTTGACATCATGTTGCCTGCTGCTGAATCCTCTGCTGCGCCGTCTCTGGCGCTGTTCTATGCCAACAACCATCGCTGGCTCAGGCACTGGCTGACGGGCAAGCTGCGTTCGGCCTTTGATGCGGATGATGTCACTCAGGACACCTTTCTACGGGTGATGTCCGGCGATCATCTGGCCGACATCCGTGATGCCAAATCCTTCCTCTGCACGCTGGCGAAGCGCGTGATGGTGGATCGTTTTCGCCGCAACGCGCTGGAAAAAGCCTATCTGGAATTACTCAGCCAGCTGCCGGAAGCCGTTGCCCCGTCGCCGGAAGTGCAGCAAAGCCAGCTGGAAATCCTGCAATTGATCGACCGCATGCTGGACGGGCTGGGCTTCAAAGCGCGTCAGGCTTTCTTGCTGTCACAGCTGGATAACCTGACCTATGCCGAGATTGCTGTGCAGCTGTCGGTGTCGGTCAGTTCGGTGAAAAAATACATGGCGAAAGCCACCGAACATTGCCTGTTGTTCCGTCTTGAGCAGGGGCTGTGACATGAGCGCGCCGCTGTCAAATGCGCAACGGGAAGCACTGCGCAGCGCGTCGCACTGGTACGCGGTGCTGAGCGGTGAACGGGTCAGCCCGCAGCAGGAATTAAAATGGCAGCGCTGGGTCGATGCGCATCAGGATCATCAATGGGCATGGCAACAGGTGGAGAACCTGCGCCAGCAAATGCAGGGGATGCCGGGCGAGGTCGCCAGCAAAGCGCTGCGCGATTCGCAGATGACACGCCGCCATGTGCTGAAAGGCTTGCTGCTGGCGGTGGGTATGGGCGCGGGATGGCAGCTGTGGCGGACTGATTACGTAACGGGGCTGCGCGCCGATTACCGTACGGCACGCGGCGAGATTCGGCAGCATCAGCTGGCGGATGGCAGCCTGCTGACCCTCGACACCGCTTCAGCGGCCAATGTCACCTTCAGCGCCAGCGAACGACGCATCGATTTACTCACCGGCACCCTCGCTATCACCACCGGCAAAGATGTGCAGCAGCGTCCGTTGCGGGTTTACACCCGGCAGGGGCAACTGACCGCACTCGGTACCGCTTTTAGCGTACAGCTACAGGATGATGCCACGCTGTTACGCGTCAGCCAGCACGCGGTGGCGGTGCGTCTTGCCAGCGATTCGCAGCAGAGCGTTACCGTACAGCAGGGGCAGATGCTGCGTTTCTCAGCCGACCACTTCGGTGCGATTAGCACGGATGCGCAGCCTGAACCGGGCTGGATCAACGGCTGGCTCAGCGTCAGCGATCGGCCGCTGGGCGAAGTGATTACCCAGCTGGCGCGTTATCGTCAGGGCGTGCTGCGCTGCGATCCGGCGGCCGCCAGCCTGCGCGTCAGCGGCACCTTTCCGTTACGCGATAGCGACCAGGCGCTGCACGCGCTGGAGCAAACCCTGCCGATTGCGGTACATCGCGTCACCCGCTACTGGGCCACGGTCCAGCGTCGTTAAATTTTTTTTCACCGCCATTGTCCCTTTTGCCCCGGTCATACGACTTATCTCTGAAAACCACAAAAATTATCTTCTTTGGAGACGTTATGACCGCTTCACGTCCACATGCGCTGCGGGTATTACCGCTGGTGACGGCAATCCGCTTCAGCCTGCTTCCTGCCTTACTTTTCACCTCGGGAATGGTGGTGGCTGCTGCGCCTGCCACCACGCATTACACTATCGCCGCCGGTCCGCTGGATAACGCGTTAAATCAGTTTGCAGCAACCGCAGGTATTACCTTATCGATGGACGCCAGCCTGACACGCGGTAAGCAAAGCGCGGGACTACAGGGCGAATATTCGGTGAATGAAGGGCTGGCAGCGCTGTTGCAGGGGTCACAGCTGGAGGCCAGTGCGCTCGGTAGCAATCTGTGGACGGTAAAACCGCAACCGACTGAGCAGAGCCTGACCGTGGTGGGCGACTGGCTGGGTGAAGCGCGAGAAAGTGACGTATTTGAACATCCGGGAGCGCGTGACGTGATCCGCCGTGCCGATTTTGCCAAAAACGGCGCGACCACCATGCGTGAAGTCCTTAACCGTATTCCCGGCGTCAATGCCCCGGAAAACAACGGCACCGGCAGCCATGATCTGGCGATGAACTTTGGCATTCGCGGCCTGAATCCGCGTCTCGCCAGCCGCTCCACGGTATTGATGGATGGCATCCCGGTGCCGTTTGCGCCATACGGCCAGCCGCAGTTGTCGCTGGCCCCGATCTCGCTCGGCAATATGGATGCGGTGGATGTGGTGCGTGGCGGCGGAGCGGTACGTTATGGGCCGCAAAGCGTGGGCGGGGTGGTCAACTTCGTGACGCGCGCCATTCCTAAAGATTTCGGGATTGAAGCGGGGGTGGAAGGGCAGCTCAGCCCGACATCTTCACAGAACAACCCAAAAGAGACTCATAACCTGCTGGTGGGCGGCACGGCAGATAACGGCTTTGGTAGCGCCATCCTTTACTCAGGCACGCGAGGCAGCGACTGGCGTGAACACAGCGCCACCCGCATCGACGATGTGATGCTGAAAAGCCAGTACGCGCCTAACGAAGTGCATACCTTCACCAGCCTGCTGCAATATTACGACGGCGAAGCGGATATGCCGGGCGGGTTGAGCCGCGCCGATTATGATGCGGATCGCTGGCAGTCAACGCGTCCTTACGACCGCTTCTGGGGCCGCCGTCAGTTAGCCAGCCTCGGTTATCAGTTCCAGCCGGATCAGCAGCATAAGTTTAATATCCTCGGCTTCTATACCCATACGCTGCGCAACGGCTATCTGGAACAAAAATCTATCGTGACACTGTCACCGAGAGAATATTGGGTGCGGGGCATCGAACCGCGCTATAGCCAGAGTTTTAACCTCGGTCCGACTGCGCATGAAGTGGGTGTCGGTTATCGCTATGTCAGCGAGTCCGGTCACGAAATGCGTTACTACACCCCAACGGCAAGCGGCGAGTTACCGTCCAGCGCCAGCCCATATGACCGTAATACCCGATCT
The window above is part of the Pantoea cypripedii genome. Proteins encoded here:
- a CDS encoding amino acid ABC transporter ATP-binding protein — encoded protein: MTEASWKGASLELRDLSLAYGPIEVLRRVSLSVAPGTTTCIIGPSGSGKSTLLRGINRLHEPKSGDVLLAGRSVLRDKPDALRLRIGMVFQHFNLFPDHSALENVALAPWKVKGLPKSQAMAIARQRLEEVGLGQRADHHPRDLSGGQQQRVAIARALAMDPEVMLFDEATSALDPELVKGVLTLMADLCRRGMTMVVVTHEMGFARKVADQVVFMDEGEIIEVGTPAALFDDPQSPRLQRFLSEVL
- a CDS encoding cupin, yielding MNDLSRRHFMRVMSGLALTAPALFSRYATAAPTAQNVQLLRLERNGWVPNNPHLPVIIYQNVLPKTAEMTSPTESLFEKNSWPPQWVASIFTFHHYHSTAHEVLGCVSGNAKVMLGGPAGHVINMAAGDVALLPAGTGHFNDGSSDDFQVVGAYPPQQQWDICRAAPTPEMLQRISQLPFPDSDPVAGQAGPLTHSWQQA
- a CDS encoding NAD(P)/FAD-dependent oxidoreductase, which encodes MAVENQARVVVLGGGVLGVSSALQLAKRGAAVTLVTEAELCSGASGRSLSWLNSSGERSKPYHALRMAGIDRYRTLFADDPSRDWLRFDGGLFWTAATPATLHARHAYENAHGYDSHLRSRDTVTELQIDPAALSGEAIFNPGEGWVSLPHLVEHLAQQLRALGGEIIEFAGQAEVITAEGRACGVRWEKGELPADKVLVACGPSTPDVVAPLGVTLPNGSPLSMLVITQPAEQKLTAVLNTPRAAVRPNPGNTLALDHDWYENDIQPLPDGGFTIDEKVVNQLVQEADKLLLNSAPLQAQSWKMGYKPIPGDGEPVLGELQQVPGCFVAFTHSGATLALIVGELLAQEMITGTKHPMLATFRPERFG
- a CDS encoding ABC transporter substrate-binding protein, yielding MKSHKHLHALFGAAIALCSLSFPSFAASNDNPYGLLTPGQLRVASVGDSKPYTFTDASGQFTGFDVEFFKNVAHRMGIDKVDFVGQDFSAILPAVANGQFDAGVAAIGITPARQKTVDFSTGYLAGYLTVLTRSDSGVTNVATLAKHRLGVIQGTLQENYAVEHFTQTDIVRFPDNNTAVSAMNNGTLDAVFLDYEAAKSYAERFKLVSAADIPSFNAPAGVAIAKDKPAFKAALDKAIKAAMQDGTWKQLYQKWFPGSPMPKQYLPGGQ
- the fecR gene encoding ferric citrate uptake sigma factor regulator FecR, producing the protein MSAPLSNAQREALRSASHWYAVLSGERVSPQQELKWQRWVDAHQDHQWAWQQVENLRQQMQGMPGEVASKALRDSQMTRRHVLKGLLLAVGMGAGWQLWRTDYVTGLRADYRTARGEIRQHQLADGSLLTLDTASAANVTFSASERRIDLLTGTLAITTGKDVQQRPLRVYTRQGQLTALGTAFSVQLQDDATLLRVSQHAVAVRLASDSQQSVTVQQGQMLRFSADHFGAISTDAQPEPGWINGWLSVSDRPLGEVITQLARYRQGVLRCDPAAASLRVSGTFPLRDSDQALHALEQTLPIAVHRVTRYWATVQRR
- a CDS encoding amino acid ABC transporter permease, producing MDLLTILSRTFFDVPSMLEVLPQLLTTGLVNTLIISLAATVLGTLLGLALALLGISPSRWLRLPARMYTDLFRGLPSILTILLIGQGLARFSYQLFGPSPYPLGIFALSLIASAYMGEIFRSGIQSVERGQMEACRALGMSYSRAMRLVVIPQGIRRVLPAIVNQFIAIIKDSSLVYLLGLMTNQRELFRVGQDAAVLTGNLSPLMLAGVFYLIITVPLTHMVNYVDVRYRTGRRRLTAPQSGLKEVEEVQKPTNKALLESAGGHHD
- the fecI gene encoding ferric citrate uptake sigma factor FecI; protein product: MLPAAESSAAPSLALFYANNHRWLRHWLTGKLRSAFDADDVTQDTFLRVMSGDHLADIRDAKSFLCTLAKRVMVDRFRRNALEKAYLELLSQLPEAVAPSPEVQQSQLEILQLIDRMLDGLGFKARQAFLLSQLDNLTYAEIAVQLSVSVSSVKKYMAKATEHCLLFRLEQGL
- a CDS encoding LacI family DNA-binding transcriptional regulator, which encodes MTNQKVRSKAPTVADVARAAKVSKAQAARALGGYGAVSEEVQTRVSSAAAALGYRPNELARSMNTGRSNTIGVIVGDIENPHFGLALRGMADVTRQAGYQLLLSNSDEKWQAEQDAVRVMLEKQVDGIIVTPCCSELDKNAHLMQVLAEGRALKLFDRAVIDLNVEAICCDFTDVAQQATQALIAAGHRQVAYVTSMMLAGEFTQLSDFGLTPVAQRVGGMMQAFTAAGLPFDPTLVQVNADSDEQIQQIVARLWQREQPPTALIASDSVVAMSLLREVMRRGLRIPQQLSFVMYDNFPWSEIVSPPLTVVAQPVYEMGREAARRLIAEIRGEVLDPLPRFSAELIERQSIGVITAS
- the fecA gene encoding TonB-dependent Fe(3+) dicitrate receptor FecA, whose translation is MTASRPHALRVLPLVTAIRFSLLPALLFTSGMVVAAAPATTHYTIAAGPLDNALNQFAATAGITLSMDASLTRGKQSAGLQGEYSVNEGLAALLQGSQLEASALGSNLWTVKPQPTEQSLTVVGDWLGEARESDVFEHPGARDVIRRADFAKNGATTMREVLNRIPGVNAPENNGTGSHDLAMNFGIRGLNPRLASRSTVLMDGIPVPFAPYGQPQLSLAPISLGNMDAVDVVRGGGAVRYGPQSVGGVVNFVTRAIPKDFGIEAGVEGQLSPTSSQNNPKETHNLLVGGTADNGFGSAILYSGTRGSDWREHSATRIDDVMLKSQYAPNEVHTFTSLLQYYDGEADMPGGLSRADYDADRWQSTRPYDRFWGRRQLASLGYQFQPDQQHKFNILGFYTHTLRNGYLEQKSIVTLSPREYWVRGIEPRYSQSFNLGPTAHEVGVGYRYVSESGHEMRYYTPTASGELPSSASPYDRNTRSGTEAHAWYLDDRIDIGNWTITPGMRFEHIESFQRNAIRGTRQDVSYNAPLPALNVLYHLTDSWNLYANTEGSFGTVQYSQIGKAVESGNVEPEKARTWEVGTRYDDGGLTAEVGLFLINFNNQYDSNQTNDTVTARGKTRHTGLESQVRYNLGGLTPQLEEVSVYASYAYVNAEIREKGDTYGNQVPFSPRQKGTLGVDYHPGSWTFNLNSEFQSSQFADNANTVQESADGSTGRIPGFMLWGARASYDFGPSLANLNLAVGVKNLFDQAYFTRSYDDNNKGIYAGQPRTFYVQGALKF